A section of the Paenibacillus odorifer genome encodes:
- the folE gene encoding GTP cyclohydrolase I FolE — protein MGNIKEYVNGKVAENREQIEYHVEKILELIGEDTGREGLLETPARVTRMYEEIFGGYSIDPREALGVTFDESHEELVIVKDIVYYSQCEHHMAPFFGKVHIGYIPSGRIAGLSKLARLVEAVSRRLQVQERITAQIADIMTEVLGPHGVMVVVEGEHLCMCARGVKKPGSKTVTMATRGVFREDAAARAEFLSLIKE, from the coding sequence ATGGGGAACATCAAGGAATATGTGAACGGTAAAGTTGCAGAGAACCGTGAGCAAATCGAGTATCACGTTGAGAAAATATTAGAATTAATCGGTGAAGATACCGGCCGCGAGGGACTGCTGGAAACACCGGCACGTGTTACGCGGATGTACGAGGAGATATTCGGCGGTTATTCGATAGATCCCCGCGAGGCGCTCGGCGTTACTTTTGATGAGTCTCATGAAGAGCTAGTGATCGTTAAGGATATCGTCTATTACAGCCAATGTGAACACCACATGGCTCCTTTCTTTGGTAAAGTGCATATAGGATACATTCCGAGCGGACGTATTGCTGGGCTCAGCAAATTAGCTCGGCTTGTTGAAGCAGTAAGCCGGCGTCTACAGGTTCAAGAGCGCATTACGGCGCAAATTGCTGATATTATGACGGAGGTGTTAGGCCCCCACGGTGTTATGGTTGTTGTGGAGGGAGAGCATCTGTGTATGTGTGCACGCGGAGTGAAGAAGCCAGGCAGCAAAACGGTAACTATGGCTACTAGAGGGGTCTTCCGTGAGGATGCCGCCGCTCGTGCGGAGTT